ACACGGGCAGATTACCGGTGTATTGGTCTTTGCTGTCGAGGTAAATAGGTAACGCCAGTGAATATGGCTACTCTACCTGCTATGGTTGCCGAGCGCGGCCTAGCAGCAGTTGCATCGCCAGTACTAGTCTAGCTGCGCTCCGATGCTGTTTTCTTCACCAACTACGCTATGATCATAGGAGCCGCAAAACAAGTAAGCAGGTCCAGCTTTGTGCTAGCGCAACGAGGGGACATTACCGAGCTGACTAGAAAGTCTACTCGGTGATGTCCCCTCGCTGTGCCAGCACTATTAGCCTAGGTTGTATTAGCTGCTATTAGCGAGCTTACTTAAAACCTAGAATCTAGTAGTCGCATCTGCCCAAATAGGAAATTACCATGGGCTGATGCCTGTCTCCGGCGCATTGTCATCGCTGAAGAACTGGCTCGTGGGGCCATCTGCCCCCAACAGGGCGGCCTTTACTAGGCGGGCAGCAGCGTCGGCCACGCTGCCAGGGCCGCTGTGGTGGTTGAAATCGGTGGCGGTATAGCCGGGGTCCACGACGTTCACTTTGAACGGGGTGTCGCGCAGCTCATAAGCTAGCATAATCGTGTAGGCATTCAGGGCCGCTTTAGACGGCTGGTAGGCGGCACCCTTCACGGCATAATACTTCCAAGAAGGGTCGTTGTGCAGTGTTAGCGAACCTAGGCCCGACGTTACGTTGACAATCCGAGGTGCAGGCGACTGCCGCAGTAAGTCGATAAAGGCCTGCGTTACTTCAATCACGCCAAACACGTTCGTCTCATACACCTCTTTGATCATGCCGATGCTGCTGGTGAGAGCTGGTTGCGACGGATCCCCCAGGATGCCGGCATTGTTGATGAGCACGTCCAGCACGGTCGTTTTCTGACCGATGGTCTCCCGGGCAGCGGCTATCGAGGCGCTATCTGTTACATCAATCTGAATGGGCTCCACCTGGGAGAGACCTTCCGCTTTTAATTGGTCGACGGCCTGCTGGCCTCTTTGCAAATCGCGGCTACCTAGGTACACATAGTAGCCGTGTTGGAGTAGTTGGCGGGCCGCTTCGAAGCCGATGCTTTTATTGGCGCCGGTAATAAGTACTGTCTTCATGGTCAAGGAGGTCAATTGCTTGCTTGAGTTAACAGCACAAAATTACCGGGCGCCAGCGGCGCCGTTGGCACCAATTCTACGGTATTACTGGTACATTTTACGGATGTTGGTGCGGTACTCAGCTGGGGTGGCACCGGTTTCGCGCTTGAAGAAGCGGTTGAAATAAGATGCATCCGAAAACCCAAGGTCAAAGGCAATTTCTTTGAGCGCGAGGGGAGTATAAAACAACAGGCGCTTCGCTTCAAGCACTAGGCGCTCGTGCAGGTGCTTGATGGCCGGCTTGCCGCTTTGGACTTTCACCACCTCGCTCAAGTGCCCCGCCGAAATATGCAGCATTGACGCATAGGCGCCCACCTCGTGCAGGGCGCGGAAGTGTTCCTCCACTTTGGCCTGATAGGTCGTTAGCAACCGCTTGTCGGCCGATGGCTCGTCGCCCGTGAACTGCTCTGTGTACAACCGACTCAGGTATGTAAATAATACGGTCAGGTAAGCGGTGAGCATGCGATGCTGCCATTCGCCAGGACGGTTGTACTCAGCCTCGATTTTGGCCAGCATTTCTTCCACAAAGACCCCGTCTGTCGGCGTAAGCAGCAACTCGTGCCCGTTCTGTGGGTTCTGGATGAGCGGCAGTTCCCGGATAGTAGCGTTTTGCTGCAAGGCCAGAAACTCGTTTGTAAACGTGAGGCGAGTGCCCCAAAAAGGAGTAGCTGCCTCCTTGACTAAGATTTGGTTGGGGGTTGAGAAATAAAGTGTGTTGTCTTTACGCTCGTAGGATTTCATATCCACCCAATGCCGCCCACGGTTATGCTTCACAAAAACCAGCAGATAGTACGCCTTGCGGTGTGGTATCAGCAGATTCTCCTCGTAGGTTAACTCGCCTTCTGAGCGAAGGACAGTGAACAATTTGCTTCCGGTTACTTCGTCGCGCTCGAACGGATATATCGGTACCGGCAGCTGGCTGTTGAGCGTATACATGGTCCAAAATTACGGCTTTTGCGAGGAGTGCCGCGAAGCTTTTAGCCACTTGGCAATTCCTTAGCTAAGATAGCAAGACCTAGGTAGCACTTGAGGCAGACTAGACCTAGTCTGCCTGCAACTACTCTGTATAAGATAGGATAAGCTAAACTCAACAATACAGCTTAAGCCGGCATGAAGCGGTCCTCGTCGAAGCTAGGCTCTGCTACGCGGCCGCTGCTGAGCTTCATCGTAGGGTTGCTGATTTCTGTAAGGTATATGCCAAATCCCCAAGGCTTAGGCTCAATAGCCCGAACATGATACACCGGACCTAGGGTCGGCACTTGTAGGTTAGAGGCAGTAACTAGGGCTGGCCATGTAGCATTCACGCAGACGACGGGTTGACCCACGTGAAATCTAGCAATAGGATGATTATAATCTTCTGACATTGATGGATAATGTGTAAAGCAGTTCGGATGGCTTCTAAATCAAAATCGCGCCACATTCTGCTCTACCTTCTCCTGGATGGGTAAAAAGTACATTGCAAAGAACCTAGGGTCTTTGTTGCTTTAAAGAAGCCCCTTTATACAGCCTAAGCTAACTGCCTTGTGTACCAACGTAAAGAGTACAACCTGCCGGCTGCCAGCACAGGTTTTTAGCGACCGACGGAATAGCTCTTGTGCTGCGGACCTACGCCTGTGATCTTCACTGCTTGCCAGCCCGTGGGTAGCGTCGTTTTGCGCTGTACGATGCCCGTGGGCGTAATGTCGAGCCCGCCGAAGCCCATGAGCACGGCTTGGAGTACGCCGCCAGCCCCGGTGGCGAAGTAAGGGTTAGTACCACCCTTTGTCTCGGCAATAACCCGGAAGGGAGCCAACAAGTTGGGGGTGTAGGCATCCTGGAAGAAATGCTGCGCCTTGCCGCCGTCGCCCAATCGCGCGTAGAGCAGCGCAAAAATAGCCTGCGTCATGGCTGGGGTGCCTTCGTTGGGTATGCGGGTTTCGTAGTAAGCTAGGTCCTTGCGGATCTGAGCGGGCTCCGTGATAACACCTAAAGGGTAAGCCAGCAGGTTGACGTCGCCCTGCTTGATGCCTTCGCCGTGGTAGCTGGCGTGCTCCTGGGTCACGCCGTCGGGGAAATGGAGCAGGGGGATGTTCTGGGCTACATGCAGCCAATCAGGGTTGGCCTGGAGCCCTAGCAGCTTGGCGGCGGCGGCAGCGTTGCGTAGGTTGACTTGGGCGGCGGCATTGGTGAAAGCATTGTTGTCCACGTTTTCGGCCCACTCATCAGCGGCCACCACATTCTTGATATCGTAGTGGCCGGGACCATTCCGCTCCACACGGCTCGTCCAGAAGTCGGCTGTGGCTGACAGGATGGGCCATCCAGTTGAGCGCAGCCAGGCCTTATCCTGGGTCACGCAGTAATATTGCCAGGCTGCCAACGCCACGTCGGCCGAGATGTGGTGCTCGAAAGGCCCGCTTAACGCCCACACGGGCGTTTCCTCGACGCCCGAATCGGCACTTTCCCACGGAAACATCGCGCCCCGATAACCATGCGAGAAGGCGTTGCCCTTGGCCGTTTCTAAGCGTCGAAAACGGTATTCGACCAGAGACTTAGCAATTTCAGGATGCAGCACGGCCAGCACCGGGAACATCCATAGGTCAGTATCCCAGAATACGTGCCCATTATACCCTAGCCCCGAAAGTCCCATGGGAGAAGGCGAGTAGTCGGTGCCGGCCCGCGAGAAGCTATAGAGGTGGTAGAGCATGCTGTGCACGTCCTGCTGGGCTTGGGCGTCGCCCGTTATTTGAATATCGCTCTGCCACAGCTCCTGCCAGGCTTTGGCGTGAAAAGCTAGCAGGCGAGCTTTGCCCTCGAGGCGCGCAAAAATGGTCAGGCGCTCGGCTTGGTTGAGCGGATCAGGATCGTGGGCGGAGGTGATGGTAGAGCCCGCTACGGCGTAGGTATAGACCTGGCCGGCTTTTAGGGTTTTCCCAAACTTCATGAGGTGCATGTTGCTATCCCACATCTCATGAATGATGCGCGGCTCCTGGCCATGAGGCTCATCAAACAAGAAGCTCGTGCTGGCGCACATTTGCAGCTTACCGGTAGGGCTCTTAGCCGACGAAGTAAGTAGGCTGAGCGTGGCGTGCGGCCGGTCTATTTCGTTGTAATAGTTCTGTGCTTCGCGCAAGGCATCGGGGGCTTCGAGCACGCTGGCGGCAGTGAGAGCTAGGTCCTTCTTGGCGGTGATGCTGACGTCGATCAGAGCCGTGAAGGGCAAGTGACGCAACGCATAGTAGGTGTAGCTGATCGTCGCCTTATCGCCGTAGTCGAACGTGGTCGTGAACGCCGCTCGCTGCATATCGAGCTGCTGATGGAAATTGCTAGCATCCTGAGCGTTCAGGCGGTGACCATCAATTTCCATGTACATGTTGAGCAGGTTGAAGCCATTGAGGAAATTGCTCACACGTCCGCGGCCGTACTGGTCGTACGTGCCCGCCAGCACCACATTCTTGACCTGAAAAGGCACCGGTGACGAAACAATACCGAGCACGCCGTTGGCCACGGTGATGCCATAGTAGTTGCTAGGGTCAATCTTGGCGGCTGTGATGCGCCACGGATCAGGTGTTTGGGCAGCCAGGGGCAAGCGAACTGCTAGCAGTAGCAGCCAGGCGTAGAGGTAGGTTTTCAAGGTAGATCGGTGGAGGGTGGAAAAAGAGCAGGGCTGAACGACACAAAGAAAATGCAGGTAGTTGCCCATTAACTGCTATGCCATGATACTAAAGGTCACGAGGGCTAGCTTCCGCCACATAGTAGTGTAGTTAGTAAGCAGCCGTAGTGTGAAGTACTTAGCTGAGTAGGTCTGTTAAACCAGGCCGCGTGCCTACGTAGCCTGAATGGCCAAGACGCGCGCTTCAAAAGCTTCGTTCGGCAGGAAAGAACGGTTCTTAACCCGGGTTTTGTAAGCGTATACGGTATGGATCGAGTAACCTAAAATGCGGCTAATCTGCTCGTTATCGTTAATACCTAGGCGGATGAGAGCGAAAATGCGCAGTTCGGTTGTAAGCAAACTGTTTTCGACCAACTGGATGCGGTCGGCTTCCGTGAACAGCGCATTAAACTCGGCCACGAAGTTGGGGAACAGGTGAATAAACGCTGTGTCAAAGCCCTTAAACAGCGCGGTTCGCTCCGACTTGATATCAATGTCTTTTACTAACTGTTGGGCCGCTGCCACTTGCTTAGTTGAAAGCAGCGTGTTAAGTTTTTTCTGCAACACCTCCAGCTTGTCGATGTAGCGGGAAGTGTTGTTGAAGTAGTAACCAATGTATTCTTCCTTTAAATGATTGGCTTCGTTGAGGCCTTGGTTCAACTCCCGGAGCTTTTTGTTTAATTCCTGCTGCTTATCATTGAGCACATGCAGCTTGCTATTATTTCCGTGCAATTCTTGATTGGTAACAGCCAATAAATGCCCCGTAGATTGTAACCGCCGCAACTGAAAATAGATAATGAAAGCGGTACCTAGCAGAAGCGAGGCCAGTACGCCAATAGCTAGGGCGTACATTTTAGCTTCCCTGCGTTGCTTCTCAACAATTGTAATCTTTTGACCCTCAATGAGAGAGGAAATTGGCGACATCTGCACGAGGCGTTGCCGGGCCGAGTAAAAGGTAGCTGCTTTGCGGGCTTCCTTGATATAGTAGTAGGCCCGTTGCAGGTCACCCCGCTGGTAGCAGTAGTCAGACACGTTGAAGAGGGCAATGCCTTCTTTCGTAGAGGACCTTATGTCATCGATAGCTGCTAGCGTCATGTACTGGAGGGCTAGCTCCCGCTCGCCGGCGTACTCATAAAGTTTGGCTAAGTCGCAGGCGCTGATGGCACGTTGGTGCGCCGTGAGCGGCAAGCGGCAAAGTTGGGCGTAGAAAACCTTACCCGCTTTCAAGTCGTGCTGCTGTTTGGCCCGAAATAGCTGTTGCGATAAGTCCGAATAGGAGCCGGGCTCCCCATACCGCGCCGACGTATCGGCGTAAGCGTACGATTTAGCTGTGTAAAATGGCTGATAATAAGGATCTTGGTTGTAATCGGCTAACTCAATATAAACCAGACTGTAGGTCGCGTAGAATTCGGACCGACAATGGGGGGCTAGCAAGCGTCGGTTTACGACCCGCAGCGTGTCAAAGGCATCCTTATACAGTCCACCTGAGCGCAAGATGAAAGCTAGCTTCGTGCGAGCCGTCTGAATCTTGGCGGGGTTGCGTAAGGCGCGGGCTAGTGTACCTAGCTTCAGGCTGTATACGAATGCAGAATCATACTTAAAGGCTTGGTATTCTTTACAGATAAGTAATGCTAAATCAAAGCTAGCATCGTAATCGGCTCTGCCAGAACGGAGCTCTGCCTTCAGGGCTGCTAACCGGTTGAGTCGCTGTTTATCATAGTTGACGTGGTTGGCTAGCGTTTGGTCAAGCACCTGCAAGAGGCTATCTGTTTGGCTCTCTTCCGCATAAGTAGGTATGGCTCGCCATAATAGGCTGTAAAGAACAAGAAGCCAAGCAGTTCTTAGAGTAGCTGGTTGTAACACGGGCAGGGGTGGGAGGCATGGTAGAAGATCGGAAAGGGTACTGTGCGAATGAGGTGTGCCCGTCTTGTGCTGAGGCGGGATGCTAGGTCAGTGTTGGGAACATCTAGCCGAGTTCTGGAGTGCAGAACTCAACTATTGGTACAAGTAGAAGAATGTACTGCACAATGAGCAAGCAGGTGGATAACGATAAGGTAGACTTGTAGCTCCTGTTGCTCTCCAGTAGCCTAGGCAGGGACCTAACTAAAAGAAGTAGTCCATGATCTTATCTAAAAGGGTACGGTAATATAGTGAGAGTAATCACACTACGCCAGTATCGTAAAGGAATGCTTGCCCTATGAGTACAACCTGTATCTGAGCTGCACCGGCTAGGTTGAGTTTGCTAGGCTTAACAAGACACAAATTGACGGTTTTTGGCTTATATCAGCATGATAAAAAGTTGATATTATTGTTGTTTAAAATATTACATAATACATTGATATTCAAAATAATAACGAAAAATATTGTTTATAATTTTTGATACACGCTTTATACACGTTTTTAGATAAGCAGCAGAGCAAATTCTTTTGTCAAACTTGTTCTAGGTAGCTACTGCAATCGTTTGCGGTTTCTAGTTTCTTGGGGGCTGCTGAGAAACGAGTTGTTGAGCTTTGAAGTGGCCAACAGTTGTGTATCTGTCACCGGTCTACGTCACTCGTGTATGTAAAGATTGTACAGAATACAGTGGCTGCTCATCTGATACCAACATCACACCTGCTGTGGTTGCGGTGCAACAAAACCTGCCGCGAATGGCAGTAAAGAAGCTTCACTTAGTCTCCTTTGACCGATATAGCTTACCTACTAGCCTATCGGAATTTGTACCGCTTAACGCATTATGAAGGGACTCCTACTACTTCTATTGGCTGGTGTAACGGGGCTGTTTGCTTACGTGGTGAGCGTAGCGCAATCACCGACTTCCGCAACAGCGCCGGAGAAGTCAGTTTGGTGGAAAGAAACGGTGGTATACCAGATTTACCCACGCAGCTTCAAGGATAGTAACGGCGACGGCGTAGGAGATCTACGTGGCATTATTTCCAAGCTAGACTACTTAAAGACGCTCGGAATAGGAGCTGTGTGGCTCAATCCTATTTATGCCTCTCCCAACGACGATAACGGCTACGATATCAGCGACTACCGTCAGATTCAGCCGGAGTACGGTACCATGCAGGACTTCGATGAACTGCTAAAAGGCATGCACCAACGCGGGATTAAGCTGGTAATGGACTTGGTGGTAAACCACAGCAGCGATGAGCATGAATGGTTTAAGCAAGCCCGGTCGTCACGCACGAATCCTTAC
This Hymenobacter sp. GOD-10R DNA region includes the following protein-coding sequences:
- a CDS encoding glycoside hydrolase family 65 protein — its product is MKTYLYAWLLLLAVRLPLAAQTPDPWRITAAKIDPSNYYGITVANGVLGIVSSPVPFQVKNVVLAGTYDQYGRGRVSNFLNGFNLLNMYMEIDGHRLNAQDASNFHQQLDMQRAAFTTTFDYGDKATISYTYYALRHLPFTALIDVSITAKKDLALTAASVLEAPDALREAQNYYNEIDRPHATLSLLTSSAKSPTGKLQMCASTSFLFDEPHGQEPRIIHEMWDSNMHLMKFGKTLKAGQVYTYAVAGSTITSAHDPDPLNQAERLTIFARLEGKARLLAFHAKAWQELWQSDIQITGDAQAQQDVHSMLYHLYSFSRAGTDYSPSPMGLSGLGYNGHVFWDTDLWMFPVLAVLHPEIAKSLVEYRFRRLETAKGNAFSHGYRGAMFPWESADSGVEETPVWALSGPFEHHISADVALAAWQYYCVTQDKAWLRSTGWPILSATADFWTSRVERNGPGHYDIKNVVAADEWAENVDNNAFTNAAAQVNLRNAAAAAKLLGLQANPDWLHVAQNIPLLHFPDGVTQEHASYHGEGIKQGDVNLLAYPLGVITEPAQIRKDLAYYETRIPNEGTPAMTQAIFALLYARLGDGGKAQHFFQDAYTPNLLAPFRVIAETKGGTNPYFATGAGGVLQAVLMGFGGLDITPTGIVQRKTTLPTGWQAVKITGVGPQHKSYSVGR
- a CDS encoding SDR family oxidoreductase — translated: MKTVLITGANKSIGFEAARQLLQHGYYVYLGSRDLQRGQQAVDQLKAEGLSQVEPIQIDVTDSASIAAARETIGQKTTVLDVLINNAGILGDPSQPALTSSIGMIKEVYETNVFGVIEVTQAFIDLLRQSPAPRIVNVTSGLGSLTLHNDPSWKYYAVKGAAYQPSKAALNAYTIMLAYELRDTPFKVNVVDPGYTATDFNHHSGPGSVADAAARLVKAALLGADGPTSQFFSDDNAPETGISPW
- a CDS encoding helix-turn-helix domain-containing protein, with protein sequence MYTLNSQLPVPIYPFERDEVTGSKLFTVLRSEGELTYEENLLIPHRKAYYLLVFVKHNRGRHWVDMKSYERKDNTLYFSTPNQILVKEAATPFWGTRLTFTNEFLALQQNATIRELPLIQNPQNGHELLLTPTDGVFVEEMLAKIEAEYNRPGEWQHRMLTAYLTVLFTYLSRLYTEQFTGDEPSADKRLLTTYQAKVEEHFRALHEVGAYASMLHISAGHLSEVVKVQSGKPAIKHLHERLVLEAKRLLFYTPLALKEIAFDLGFSDASYFNRFFKRETGATPAEYRTNIRKMYQ
- a CDS encoding DUF6377 domain-containing protein; the encoded protein is MLDQTLANHVNYDKQRLNRLAALKAELRSGRADYDASFDLALLICKEYQAFKYDSAFVYSLKLGTLARALRNPAKIQTARTKLAFILRSGGLYKDAFDTLRVVNRRLLAPHCRSEFYATYSLVYIELADYNQDPYYQPFYTAKSYAYADTSARYGEPGSYSDLSQQLFRAKQQHDLKAGKVFYAQLCRLPLTAHQRAISACDLAKLYEYAGERELALQYMTLAAIDDIRSSTKEGIALFNVSDYCYQRGDLQRAYYYIKEARKAATFYSARQRLVQMSPISSLIEGQKITIVEKQRREAKMYALAIGVLASLLLGTAFIIYFQLRRLQSTGHLLAVTNQELHGNNSKLHVLNDKQQELNKKLRELNQGLNEANHLKEEYIGYYFNNTSRYIDKLEVLQKKLNTLLSTKQVAAAQQLVKDIDIKSERTALFKGFDTAFIHLFPNFVAEFNALFTEADRIQLVENSLLTTELRIFALIRLGINDNEQISRILGYSIHTVYAYKTRVKNRSFLPNEAFEARVLAIQAT